Proteins from one Impatiens glandulifera chromosome 2, dImpGla2.1, whole genome shotgun sequence genomic window:
- the LOC124926406 gene encoding putative pentatricopeptide repeat-containing protein At3g25060, mitochondrial codes for MRLLPWGRRGNFNGLKHLLLACTDPPLVATVHALLITSGIIQDDDNSIPQLISSYARVCQLNLARQVFDQLPQRKIGAWNSLIVAYSRKDRPAEVINLYRSMCRDGVKPDSSTFTLVIKACASLLDFDMGEEVRRSVVESGYLNDLFVSSSLLNFYTKCGRMDIALSIFETMHKKDLVSWTTMITGFAQSGQAIEAISICRKMQEEGFELDSVVMLGLIQACANLEDRRIGFSIHGSMIRRDLSIDVLVQTSLVDMYAKMG; via the coding sequence ATGCGGCTCCTTCCATGGGGGAGGAGGGGAAACTTCAATGGCTTAAAACACCTTCTCTTAGCTTGTACAGACCCACCATTAGTTGCTACAGTTCATGCTCTCCTGATAACATCTGGTATCATCCAAGACGACGACAATTCCATTCCACAATTAATATCCTCTTATGCCAGAGTATGTCAGTTGAACTTAGCACGCCAGGTGTTCGATCAATTGCCCCAGAGAAAGATAGGCGCATGGAATTCGTTAATCGTTGCTTATTCACGCAAGGATCGTCCTGCCGAGGTAATTAATCTCTACCGTTCGATGTGTCGGGACGGAGTTAAACCTGATAGCTCAACATTTACACTAGTTATCAAGGCTTGTGCTAGCTTATTAGATTTTGATATGGGTGAAGAAGTTCGTCGAAGTGTAGTTGAATCCGGATATCTAAATGATCTCTTTGTTAGCTCTTCCCTTTTGAATTTCTATACCAAATGTGGAAGAATGGACATTGCATTATCTATTTTCGAAACTATGCATAAAAAGGATCTCGTTTCATGGACAACAATGATCACGGGTTTTGCACAGAGTGGGCAAGCTATTGAAGCTATTAGTATCTGCAGGAAGATGCAAGAAGAAGGATTCGAACTTGATAGTGTTGTGATGTTGGGTTTGATCCAGGCTTGTGCAAATCTTGAAGACAGAAGAATTGGATTCTCCATCCATGGAAGTATGATCAGAAGAGATCTGTCGATTGATGTATTAGTTCAGACCAGCTTAGTCGATATGTACGCCAAGATGGGATGA
- the LOC124926405 gene encoding putative pentatricopeptide repeat-containing protein At3g25060, mitochondrial, with product MLENGFEPDPVSLVGSLLACSQLGCFKLGRSVHGYVIKTLSYNFEQVRTALIDMYSKCGSLFSGNILFNQIVCKDTVLWNAMIASYGVHGHGKEAHLLFLKMIKTNSEPDHITFASLLSAFSHSGLVEEGMVNEAFDLISSMKTEPGVATWVSLLSGCCNHRNIRIGMVAVEKVLKMKIEEPGVYTLVSNFFAMARKWDEVAWIRKEMRRVEMKKTPGYSTLEVNGDVHVFVVEDERCFQYEEMAQMLERLEDDMRMVKDLPIPDLLD from the exons ATGCTTGAAAACGGCTTTGAACCCGACCCTGTTTCACTTGTTGGGTCGCTTTTAGCTTGTTCTCAACTCGGTTGTTTCAAATTGGGTCGTTCTGTTCACGGGTATGTGATAAAAACGCTTAGTTATAACTTTGAACAAGTTAGAACCGCGTTGATCGATATGTATTCGAAATGTGGTTCTCTTTTCTCAGGGAACATCTTGTTTAATCAGATAGTTTGTAAAGACACAGTATTATGGAATGCTATGATTGCTAGCTATGGAGTTCATGGACATGGAAAGGAAGCTCATTTGTTGTTTCTGAAGATGATAAAGACGAATTCAGAACCAGACCATATAACGTTTGCTTCTCTTCTGTCTGCGTTTAGTCATTCGGGTTTGGTTGAAGAGG GAATGGTGAATGAAGCGTTTGATCTTATATCTTCGATGAAGACCGAGCCTGGCGTTGCTACTTGGGTTTCTCTTCTGTCTGGTTGTTGTAATCATCGGAATATACGAATTGGAATGGTGGCGGTTGAAAAagttttgaagatgaagatcgAGGAACCGGGTGTTTATACTTTGGTTTCTAACTTTTTTGCAATGGCAAGAAAATGGGATGAAGTGGCTTGGATTAGAAAGGAAATGAGGAGAGTTGAGATGAAGAAAACTCCTGGTTATAGCACATTGGAAGTTAATGGGGATGTTCATGTTTTTGTTGTGGAAGATGAGAGATGTTTTCAGTATGAAGAAATGGCACAAATGTTGGAAAGGCTGGAAGATGATATGAGAATGGTGAAAGATTTACCAATTCCTGATCTACTCGACTAG